Proteins found in one Mycobacteriales bacterium genomic segment:
- a CDS encoding type II toxin-antitoxin system RelE/ParE family toxin — protein MPDDLEDDHSARRGDYRVIYRIDEQRRTVTVLSVSHRSVAYRA, from the coding sequence GTGCCTGACGATTTGGAGGACGACCACAGCGCACGGCGAGGCGACTACCGCGTGATCTACCGGATCGACGAGCAGCGGCGAACAGTGACCGTGCTCAGCGTCAGCCACCGCAGCGTCGCGTACCGGGCATGA
- a CDS encoding amino acid-binding protein, whose product MSYLLRLVLPDRPGMLGAVATALGGSGADILSLDVVERGPDGAVDDLIVALPPGGLADALITSAQSVPGVVVESLRPYHGGPDLHRDLELVDAVAADPHRAPQLLVEHLPGVFRAGWALLLESGPRLLQASPGAPDVAGLALSWLPMVGARRLQPDDPWVPEGWQVLGTELIAAAVGSSDRVVLVGRPGGPRFRASEVLRLGHLAGIVATVESTLD is encoded by the coding sequence ATGTCCTACCTGCTGCGGCTGGTGCTGCCCGACCGCCCGGGCATGCTCGGCGCTGTCGCGACGGCGCTGGGCGGGTCCGGCGCCGACATCCTGTCCCTCGACGTCGTCGAGCGCGGGCCGGACGGCGCCGTCGACGACCTGATCGTCGCGCTGCCGCCCGGCGGGCTCGCGGACGCCCTCATCACCAGCGCGCAGTCGGTACCCGGGGTGGTCGTCGAGTCGCTGCGCCCCTATCACGGCGGCCCCGACCTGCACCGCGATCTCGAGCTGGTCGACGCGGTGGCCGCAGACCCGCATCGCGCTCCGCAGCTGCTGGTGGAACACCTGCCGGGGGTCTTCCGGGCCGGCTGGGCGTTGCTGCTGGAGAGCGGTCCCCGGCTGTTGCAGGCCAGCCCGGGTGCGCCCGACGTGGCCGGTCTGGCGCTGTCCTGGCTGCCCATGGTGGGCGCGCGCCGGCTGCAGCCGGACGACCCGTGGGTGCCCGAGGGATGGCAGGTGTTGGGCACCGAGCTGATCGCCGCCGCGGTCGGCAGCTCCGACCGGGTCGTGCTGGTCGGCCGGCCGGGGGGGCCGCGCTTCCGGGCCTCCGAGGTGCTGCGGCTGGGCCATCTCGCGGGCATCGTCGCGACGGTGGAATCCACCCTCGATTGA
- the ligA gene encoding NAD-dependent DNA ligase LigA: MTELVDGVPVDVREQHAALSRSLDENAFRYYVLDAPTISDGEYDAQLRELRSIEAAHPSLRTPDSPTQKVMGTISTDFTPVDHLERLMSLGNVFSADELREWAARARKEAAQARWLCELKIDGLAVALVYRDGRLVRGATRGDGRTGEDITPNVRTLNSVPAVLQGPDVPPLLEVRGEVFITTADFTVLNERLVAEGKAPFANPRNAAAGSLRQKDPRVTATRPLSLTVHGIGARAGWEPVTQSGAYEQLGAWGLPVSRQAQVFDDLDGVLGYIAHWGEHRHDVEHEIDGVVVKVDQVPLQRRLGATSSAPRWAVAHKYPPEEATTRLHDIRVNVGRTGRVTPFAYMEPVQVGGVMVKLATLHNQDEVRRKDVRIGDTVVVRRAGDVIPEVVGPVAALRDGTERDFVMPADCPECGTALSRPEGEVDVRCPNTASCPAQLREAVFHFAGRGAMDIDGLGYETATALLQAGRLTDIGGVLHLTAESFAGLRGFGAKKVEQILRGVEAARDRPLWRLLVGLSIRHVGPTAAQDVARHFRTLDAVLAASPEELAAVDGVGPVVAQALHDWFLDPRHREIVGRLRAGGARTADEGADEGPRPLEGRTVVITGSLASYSRDSAIDAVQTRGGKVTGSVSKKTDFVVVGTEPGAAKYDKAVKLGVPMLDDAGLTVLLEQGPDAARAATVPAAEAGGAA; this comes from the coding sequence GTGACGGAGCTGGTCGACGGCGTGCCCGTGGACGTCCGTGAGCAGCACGCCGCGCTGTCCCGCTCGCTCGACGAGAACGCCTTCCGTTACTACGTCCTGGACGCTCCGACGATCTCCGACGGGGAGTACGACGCGCAGCTGCGCGAGCTCCGGTCGATCGAGGCGGCGCACCCCTCGCTCCGCACGCCGGACTCGCCCACGCAGAAGGTCATGGGCACCATCTCGACCGACTTCACCCCGGTCGACCATCTCGAGCGGCTGATGAGTCTGGGCAACGTCTTCAGCGCCGACGAGCTGCGCGAGTGGGCGGCCCGGGCGCGCAAGGAGGCCGCGCAGGCCCGCTGGTTGTGCGAGCTGAAGATCGACGGGCTCGCCGTGGCGCTGGTCTACCGCGACGGCCGGCTGGTGCGCGGGGCCACCCGCGGCGACGGCCGCACCGGCGAGGACATCACACCGAACGTCCGTACGCTGAACAGCGTCCCCGCGGTCCTGCAGGGTCCGGACGTCCCACCGCTGCTCGAGGTGCGCGGCGAGGTCTTCATCACCACCGCGGACTTCACGGTGCTCAACGAGCGCCTGGTGGCCGAGGGCAAGGCGCCGTTCGCCAATCCTCGGAACGCCGCTGCCGGGAGCCTGCGCCAGAAGGACCCCCGGGTCACCGCGACCCGGCCGCTGAGCCTCACCGTGCACGGGATCGGCGCCCGTGCGGGCTGGGAACCGGTGACCCAGAGCGGGGCCTACGAGCAGCTCGGTGCATGGGGGTTGCCGGTGAGCCGGCAAGCGCAGGTCTTCGACGACCTCGACGGGGTGCTGGGCTACATCGCCCACTGGGGGGAGCACCGGCACGACGTCGAGCACGAGATCGACGGCGTGGTGGTCAAGGTCGACCAGGTGCCGCTGCAGCGGCGGCTGGGCGCGACGAGCAGCGCGCCGCGCTGGGCGGTCGCCCACAAATATCCGCCCGAGGAGGCGACGACCCGACTGCACGACATCCGGGTCAACGTCGGCCGCACCGGGCGCGTCACGCCGTTCGCCTACATGGAGCCGGTGCAGGTGGGCGGCGTCATGGTCAAGCTTGCGACGCTGCACAACCAGGACGAGGTGCGGCGCAAGGACGTGCGGATCGGCGACACGGTGGTGGTCCGCCGCGCCGGCGACGTCATCCCTGAGGTGGTCGGGCCGGTGGCGGCGCTGCGGGACGGCACCGAGCGGGACTTCGTCATGCCGGCGGACTGCCCGGAGTGCGGCACCGCGTTGAGCCGGCCCGAGGGGGAGGTCGACGTCCGCTGTCCCAACACGGCGTCCTGCCCCGCGCAGCTGCGGGAAGCGGTCTTCCACTTCGCCGGCCGCGGCGCGATGGACATCGACGGACTGGGCTACGAGACGGCCACCGCGCTGCTGCAGGCCGGCCGGCTGACCGACATCGGCGGCGTCCTCCACCTGACGGCCGAGTCCTTCGCCGGCCTGCGGGGTTTCGGTGCGAAGAAGGTCGAGCAGATCCTGCGTGGCGTGGAGGCGGCCCGGGATCGGCCGCTGTGGCGGCTGCTGGTCGGCCTGTCCATCCGGCACGTCGGACCCACCGCGGCGCAGGATGTCGCCCGCCACTTCCGCACCCTGGACGCCGTGCTGGCAGCGTCACCGGAGGAGCTGGCCGCGGTCGACGGCGTCGGCCCCGTGGTGGCGCAGGCGCTGCACGACTGGTTCCTGGACCCGCGGCACCGCGAGATCGTCGGACGGCTGCGCGCCGGCGGCGCCCGGACAGCCGACGAGGGTGCCGACGAGGGACCCCGGCCGCTGGAGGGGCGCACGGTCGTCATCACCGGAAGCCTTGCCTCCTACAGCCGCGACAGCGCCATCGACGCCGTGCAGACCCGCGGCGGGAAGGTCACCGGCAGCGTCAGCAAGAAGACCGACTTCGTCGTGGTGGGCACCGAGCCGGGCGCCGCCAAGTACGACAAGGCCGTCAAGCTGGGCGTTCCGATGCTCGACGACGCCGGTCTCACCGTCCTGCTCGAGCAGGGCCCGGACGCCGCCCGGGCAGCCACGGTCCCGGCTGCGGAGGCGGGCGGGGCAGCCTAG
- the gatB gene encoding Asp-tRNA(Asn)/Glu-tRNA(Gln) amidotransferase subunit GatB: protein MSERVPYAEALEEFEPVIGLETHVELGTVSKMFCGCDTTFGAEPNTHTCPVCLGLPGALPVVNAQAIESTIRIGLALHCDIASWCRFARKNYFYPDMPKNFQTSQYDEPLCTDGYLDVDVDGEVVRVPIERVHLEEDTGKSLHVGGATGRIHGASHSLVDYNRAGIPLVEIVTRPVVGTGRRPAEVAKAYVTELRDVLRGLGVSDVRMEQGSLRCDVNVSLNLPGEDWGTRSETKNVNSLRSVERAVRSEVERQAGRLRAGERIVQETRHFHEDTGMSTSGRSKEEATDYRYFPEPDLVPVAPDPAWVAALKAALPEAPSVRRKKLTGELGLSDLDSQAMVNAGVLDVVLATVEAGAPAAEARNWWLGHLAQAANTRGADAADLPITPVEVARVVALVAEGALSAGLARQVVDGVLAGEGSPDQVVQARGLAVVSDEGALGEAVDAALAAQPDTAEKIRSGKVQAVGALVGAVMKATRGQADAAVVRRLLLERLGVSEP from the coding sequence GTGAGCGAGCGTGTCCCGTACGCCGAGGCGCTGGAGGAGTTCGAGCCGGTGATCGGCCTCGAGACGCACGTCGAGCTCGGCACCGTCAGCAAGATGTTCTGCGGCTGCGACACGACGTTCGGCGCCGAGCCGAACACGCACACCTGCCCGGTCTGCCTCGGCCTGCCCGGGGCGCTCCCGGTCGTCAACGCGCAGGCCATCGAGTCGACGATCAGGATCGGCCTGGCGCTGCACTGCGACATCGCGAGCTGGTGCCGCTTCGCCCGCAAGAACTACTTCTATCCCGACATGCCGAAGAACTTCCAGACCTCGCAGTACGACGAGCCGCTGTGCACCGACGGCTATCTCGACGTGGACGTCGACGGCGAGGTCGTGCGGGTGCCGATCGAGCGGGTGCACCTCGAGGAGGACACCGGCAAGTCGCTGCACGTCGGCGGCGCCACCGGCCGCATCCACGGCGCGTCCCACTCCCTCGTCGACTACAACCGGGCCGGGATCCCGCTGGTCGAGATCGTCACCAGGCCGGTGGTCGGCACCGGCCGGCGTCCGGCGGAGGTGGCGAAGGCCTACGTCACCGAGCTGCGCGACGTGCTGCGCGGCCTCGGCGTCTCCGACGTGCGGATGGAGCAGGGCTCGCTGCGCTGTGACGTCAACGTCAGCCTCAACCTGCCGGGCGAGGACTGGGGCACCCGCTCGGAGACCAAGAACGTCAATTCGCTGCGCAGCGTCGAGCGCGCCGTCCGCTCCGAGGTCGAACGGCAGGCCGGCAGGCTCCGTGCCGGGGAGCGGATCGTCCAGGAGACCCGGCACTTCCACGAGGACACCGGGATGTCGACCTCCGGCCGCTCGAAGGAGGAGGCGACCGACTACCGCTACTTCCCCGAGCCCGACCTGGTGCCCGTCGCCCCCGACCCGGCCTGGGTCGCCGCGCTGAAGGCCGCACTCCCGGAGGCGCCGTCCGTACGACGTAAGAAGCTCACCGGGGAGCTCGGGCTGTCCGACCTGGACAGCCAGGCGATGGTCAACGCCGGCGTCCTGGACGTCGTGCTCGCCACCGTCGAGGCCGGCGCGCCGGCGGCCGAGGCCCGTAACTGGTGGCTCGGCCACCTCGCCCAGGCCGCGAACACCCGCGGGGCCGATGCCGCCGACCTGCCGATCACGCCGGTGGAGGTCGCCCGGGTGGTCGCGCTGGTTGCCGAGGGCGCGCTCAGCGCGGGGCTCGCGCGTCAGGTGGTCGACGGGGTGCTGGCCGGCGAGGGCTCGCCCGACCAGGTCGTGCAGGCCCGGGGCCTCGCGGTCGTGTCCGACGAGGGAGCCCTCGGCGAGGCGGTCGACGCCGCCCTGGCGGCGCAGCCGGACACCGCGGAGAAGATCCGGAGCGGCAAGGTGCAGGCCGTCGGCGCGCTGGTCGGCGCCGTCATGAAGGCGACCCGTGGGCAGGCGGACGCCGCCGTGGTCCGGCGCCTGCTGCTCGAGCGCCTGGGCGTCAGCGAGCCGTAA
- the gatA gene encoding Asp-tRNA(Asn)/Glu-tRNA(Gln) amidotransferase subunit GatA, whose translation MSDLTRLTAVETAAAIAARDVSAVEVAQAHLDRIGAVDGDVHAFLHVDAEGALAQAARVDAGEVTGPLAGVPLGLKDVIVTKGVPTTVGSRMLEGWRPPYDATVTERLRAAGVVVLGKTNMDEFAMGSSTEHSAYGPTSNPWDLGRIPGGSGGGSAAAVAAYEVPLAVGTDTGGSIRQPAAVTGTVGVKPTYGGVSRYGLVAFSSSLDQAGPCARTVLDAALLHEAVAGHDPRDSTSIDAPVPPVVAAARHADVTGLRVGVVKELSGEGYESGVQERFDQAVALLQELGATVTEVSCPHFAYALPAYYLIAPSEASSNLARFDSVRYGLRVGDDGDRSLEEVMSLTRAQGFGAEVKRRIMLGTYALSSGYYDAYYGQAQKVRTLVTRDFAEAFGSVDVLVSPASPTVAFPLGAKLDDPLAMYRQDLATIPSNLYGGPAMSLPVGLSDGLPVGLQVMAPTMRDDLLYQVGGALEAALHDRWGGPLLASAPELEVQA comes from the coding sequence ATGAGTGACCTCACCCGGCTGACGGCCGTCGAGACGGCCGCCGCCATCGCGGCCAGGGACGTGAGCGCCGTCGAGGTCGCGCAGGCGCACCTGGACCGGATCGGCGCCGTCGACGGTGACGTGCACGCCTTCCTGCACGTCGACGCCGAGGGCGCGCTGGCGCAGGCCGCCCGCGTCGACGCGGGTGAGGTGACCGGTCCGCTGGCGGGTGTGCCGCTGGGGCTCAAGGACGTGATCGTCACCAAGGGTGTGCCGACCACCGTCGGCTCACGGATGCTCGAGGGCTGGCGCCCGCCCTACGACGCCACCGTCACCGAGCGGCTGCGCGCCGCCGGCGTCGTCGTGCTCGGCAAGACGAACATGGACGAGTTCGCGATGGGCTCCTCCACCGAGCACAGCGCCTACGGCCCGACGTCCAATCCCTGGGACCTCGGCCGCATCCCGGGAGGCAGCGGGGGCGGCTCGGCCGCGGCCGTCGCGGCGTACGAAGTCCCCCTGGCGGTCGGCACCGACACCGGCGGGTCGATCCGCCAGCCGGCGGCGGTCACCGGGACTGTCGGCGTGAAGCCGACCTATGGCGGGGTCTCCCGCTACGGGCTGGTCGCCTTCTCCAGCTCGCTGGACCAGGCGGGGCCGTGCGCCCGCACGGTGCTGGACGCCGCGCTGCTGCACGAGGCGGTCGCCGGCCACGACCCGCGCGACTCGACCTCCATCGACGCGCCGGTCCCGCCGGTCGTCGCGGCCGCACGTCACGCGGACGTGACCGGGCTGCGGGTCGGCGTGGTCAAGGAGCTGTCCGGCGAGGGCTACGAGAGCGGTGTGCAGGAACGCTTCGACCAGGCCGTCGCGCTGCTGCAGGAGCTCGGCGCCACGGTGACCGAGGTCAGCTGCCCGCACTTCGCGTACGCGCTGCCGGCCTACTACCTGATCGCGCCGTCGGAGGCGTCGAGCAACCTCGCCCGGTTCGACAGCGTGCGCTACGGCCTGCGGGTCGGCGACGACGGCGACCGCAGCCTCGAGGAGGTCATGTCGCTGACCCGGGCGCAGGGCTTCGGCGCCGAGGTCAAGCGCCGGATCATGCTGGGCACCTACGCGCTGTCCAGCGGCTACTACGACGCCTACTACGGCCAGGCGCAGAAGGTCCGCACCCTCGTCACGCGTGACTTCGCCGAGGCCTTCGGCTCGGTCGACGTGCTGGTGTCGCCGGCCTCGCCGACCGTCGCGTTCCCGCTGGGGGCCAAGCTGGACGACCCGCTGGCGATGTACCGCCAGGACCTCGCGACGATCCCGAGCAACCTCTACGGCGGCCCGGCCATGTCGCTGCCGGTCGGCCTGTCCGACGGGCTGCCGGTCGGCCTGCAGGTGATGGCGCCGACGATGCGCGACGATCTGCTCTACCAGGTCGGCGGCGCCCTCGAGGCCGCGCTGCACGACCGCTGGGGCGGCCCGCTGCTCGCCTCCGCCCCCGAGTTGGAGGTGCAGGCGTGA
- a CDS encoding type ISP restriction/modification enzyme: MSASPAVDEAAATYLERLALLAGTTVDAEPEAQLTTPVALLLESLGADAGLALRLVREVRLPGVRPDFAVLLNERPTGWVELKAPSKNVDGRSWRGRDGRQWERLRELDGLLVCNGRQAQLFSSGEPIGQPLSLPGEPGWDPPALQAVLRTLVEARPVPVRRVSELATRLAPLARMLRERLLDALRTAPPVPAAVRARTVWSAHVHTTPDDSSFSNEIAQVITYALAIAALRGGADRNADGLLTLDEAREALRAPARVLAAALGPVLDVAGLLDVIGPELAAVERLVSVVDVDRLRRSRDPRGEPWLYFYEDFLAAYDPQARQAAGVYYTPTAVVQCQVRLVDHVLREVFGRPLGFGAKEVVTLDPASGSGTYPLAVIDQAEAVALAERGAGGPKQIAPTLAQNLLAFELLPGPYAVSHLRIGERFAELAGVLAADMDRRLAPQVLLTDTLDSPYGEAARDDLFGDSLVLAEERAAARVVKADRRITVVLGNPPYDRVAREDAGGWVTEGDQRARGIFEDVLDDARQHTIFSHHASLYNLYVYFWRWALWKAFEQQGRGPAVVSFITASSWLTGPGFVGLRRLARELADEIWVIDLGGDNKGARPEENVFAIETPVAIVTLVRKAASDRGTPAAVHYRRLRGTRADKFAALDRVEPPAQDPPAWREVVAGWREPLVPPAGGASWLRMPLLTDVFPWQQPGCKMGRTWPIATDPDVLRRRWQALVSESDLDARAAAHVTPRNGRTIFTSVAGLPRLADLRPDAAPPPVVRYGFRSFDREWILADPRLAKTESPSLWTTSGRRQVYLTTLTSTALGPGPAATVTAAVPDLHHFSGRGGKDVIPLYRDAAGQTPNVHPAVLEQLTQHHRAADPQAEPVSAERLFAYAYAVLAGADYVERFAEALETPGPRLPLTLDPALFAELAEHGEHLLWLHTFAERFRGTARGPRLPRGRARWQAAVTAPPRTLEEVRYDPHTHELRIGNGVVSGVPPEVWTFSVSGLQVLRKWLGYRTVRGTGRAASSASPLDALRPDGWQDEWNDELLDLVECLAQTSALLSTGALLLDRVMAGEVLDGAQLPPVAQELRRPGAAAGPEPAPFDDAEDLDAMEETLEILADVETMRALAESHDDLAHGRVSTAEELAAAMARRAGRARGA; encoded by the coding sequence GTGAGTGCCTCTCCTGCCGTCGACGAAGCTGCGGCGACCTACCTGGAGCGCCTCGCGTTGCTGGCCGGCACGACCGTGGACGCCGAGCCCGAGGCGCAGCTGACGACGCCTGTCGCCCTCCTGCTGGAGTCTCTGGGAGCCGACGCCGGGCTGGCCCTGCGACTGGTACGCGAGGTCCGCCTGCCGGGTGTGCGGCCGGACTTCGCCGTGCTCCTGAACGAGCGGCCGACGGGGTGGGTGGAGCTGAAGGCGCCGTCGAAGAACGTGGACGGCCGGTCCTGGCGGGGTCGCGACGGCCGGCAGTGGGAGCGGCTGCGGGAGCTGGACGGTCTGCTCGTCTGCAACGGCCGGCAGGCACAGCTCTTCTCCTCGGGCGAGCCGATCGGTCAGCCGTTGTCGCTGCCGGGAGAGCCCGGCTGGGACCCGCCGGCGCTACAAGCGGTTCTGCGGACGCTGGTCGAGGCGCGCCCGGTGCCGGTGCGCCGCGTCTCCGAACTGGCCACGAGGCTCGCCCCGCTCGCCCGGATGCTGCGCGAACGGCTGCTCGACGCGCTGCGCACGGCGCCACCGGTTCCCGCGGCGGTGCGTGCCCGCACGGTGTGGTCGGCGCACGTGCACACGACGCCCGACGACAGCAGCTTCAGCAACGAGATCGCCCAGGTCATCACCTACGCCCTGGCCATCGCCGCCCTGCGCGGCGGAGCCGATCGCAACGCCGATGGCCTGCTGACCCTGGACGAGGCTCGCGAGGCGCTGCGGGCACCCGCCCGCGTCCTGGCCGCCGCGCTGGGCCCGGTCCTCGACGTCGCCGGGCTGCTGGACGTCATCGGCCCCGAGCTGGCGGCTGTCGAGCGGCTGGTCAGCGTGGTGGACGTCGACCGGCTGCGGCGCTCGCGCGACCCGCGCGGTGAGCCGTGGCTGTACTTCTACGAGGACTTCCTCGCCGCCTATGACCCACAGGCCCGCCAGGCAGCCGGCGTCTACTACACCCCCACGGCGGTCGTGCAGTGCCAGGTGCGCCTGGTCGACCACGTCCTGCGCGAGGTCTTCGGCCGCCCCTTGGGCTTCGGCGCGAAGGAGGTGGTAACGCTCGACCCGGCCAGCGGCAGCGGCACCTACCCCCTCGCGGTCATCGACCAGGCCGAGGCGGTGGCCCTTGCCGAACGCGGCGCGGGAGGCCCGAAGCAGATCGCACCTACGCTGGCCCAGAACCTGCTGGCCTTCGAGCTGCTGCCGGGACCGTACGCCGTCTCGCACCTGCGCATCGGTGAGCGCTTCGCCGAGCTGGCCGGTGTGTTGGCGGCGGACATGGACCGCCGGCTGGCTCCCCAGGTGCTGCTGACCGACACGCTCGACAGCCCGTACGGCGAAGCGGCTCGCGACGACCTGTTCGGCGACTCGCTGGTCCTTGCCGAGGAGCGGGCGGCGGCGCGCGTCGTCAAGGCGGACCGACGCATCACCGTCGTCCTCGGCAACCCGCCCTACGACCGTGTGGCCCGCGAGGACGCCGGCGGCTGGGTGACCGAGGGCGACCAACGCGCCCGGGGCATCTTCGAGGACGTCCTGGACGACGCGCGCCAGCACACGATCTTCAGCCACCACGCGAGCCTCTACAACCTCTACGTCTACTTCTGGCGCTGGGCGTTGTGGAAGGCCTTCGAGCAGCAGGGGCGTGGCCCTGCGGTGGTCTCCTTCATCACCGCGTCGTCCTGGCTGACCGGGCCCGGCTTCGTGGGGCTGCGGCGGCTGGCGCGGGAGCTGGCCGACGAGATCTGGGTGATCGACCTCGGCGGGGACAACAAGGGAGCCCGGCCGGAGGAGAACGTCTTCGCGATCGAGACCCCGGTGGCGATCGTTACCCTCGTGCGCAAGGCCGCCAGTGACCGCGGCACCCCCGCAGCGGTGCACTACCGCCGCCTGCGCGGGACCCGCGCCGACAAGTTCGCGGCACTCGACCGCGTCGAGCCGCCGGCCCAGGATCCGCCGGCCTGGAGAGAGGTGGTCGCGGGGTGGCGTGAGCCGCTCGTGCCGCCGGCCGGTGGCGCCTCCTGGCTGCGCATGCCCTTGCTGACCGACGTCTTTCCCTGGCAGCAGCCAGGCTGCAAGATGGGGAGGACCTGGCCCATCGCCACCGACCCCGACGTGCTCCGGCGGCGATGGCAGGCTCTGGTGTCCGAGAGTGATCTGGACGCACGTGCAGCCGCACATGTGACACCTCGCAACGGACGCACCATCTTCACGTCGGTGGCGGGGTTGCCGCGCCTGGCTGATCTTCGTCCGGATGCCGCACCGCCGCCGGTCGTCCGGTACGGCTTCAGAAGCTTCGACCGAGAGTGGATCTTGGCCGATCCGCGTCTGGCAAAGACCGAGAGCCCCTCGCTGTGGACCACCTCAGGGAGGCGACAGGTCTACCTGACCACGCTGACGTCGACGGCTCTCGGCCCCGGTCCGGCCGCGACTGTGACTGCCGCCGTTCCGGACCTGCACCACTTCAGCGGTCGGGGAGGCAAGGACGTCATCCCGCTCTACCGGGACGCCGCCGGCCAAACGCCGAACGTGCACCCGGCCGTGCTGGAGCAGCTCACGCAGCACCATCGCGCTGCGGATCCACAGGCCGAGCCCGTCTCCGCCGAGCGGCTGTTCGCCTACGCGTACGCCGTTCTCGCCGGCGCCGACTACGTGGAGCGGTTCGCCGAGGCGCTGGAGACCCCAGGTCCGCGTCTCCCGCTCACCCTCGATCCGGCGTTGTTCGCCGAGCTGGCCGAGCACGGAGAGCACCTGCTGTGGCTGCACACGTTCGCGGAGCGTTTCCGCGGGACCGCCCGGGGCCCCCGGCTGCCTCGCGGCCGCGCTCGCTGGCAGGCTGCGGTGACTGCTCCCCCCCGCACGCTGGAGGAGGTGCGCTACGACCCGCACACGCACGAGCTGCGCATCGGGAACGGCGTGGTCAGCGGCGTCCCCCCGGAGGTCTGGACATTCTCGGTGAGCGGCTTGCAGGTGCTGCGCAAGTGGCTCGGCTACCGCACCGTCCGCGGCACGGGTCGCGCCGCAAGCAGCGCCAGCCCGCTCGACGCGCTGCGTCCGGACGGCTGGCAGGACGAGTGGAACGACGAGCTCCTCGACCTCGTCGAGTGTCTCGCCCAGACGAGCGCCCTGCTGTCGACCGGCGCCCTGCTGCTCGACCGCGTGATGGCAGGTGAAGTCCTCGACGGCGCGCAGCTGCCTCCGGTCGCTCAGGAGCTTCGCCGGCCGGGAGCGGCGGCCGGCCCAGAGCCCGCGCCCTTCGACGATGCGGAGGATCTGGACGCGATGGAGGAGACGCTGGAGATCCTCGCGGACGTGGAGACGATGCGGGCGCTCGCCGAGTCTCACGACGACCTGGCGCACGGGCGGGTGAGCACCGCCGAGGAGCTTGCAGCGGCCATGGCGCGGCGAGCCGGGCGCGCCCGTGGTGCCTGA
- the gatC gene encoding Asp-tRNA(Asn)/Glu-tRNA(Gln) amidotransferase subunit GatC, whose translation MPEITREEVAHLARLSRLALDDHELDGLAAQLDVILGAVAQISQVSDAADVPPTTHAVPVENVTRPDVVMPSLHRDDVLAGAPAAEDGRFRVPRILDAEEVRGQEQRHE comes from the coding sequence ATGCCCGAGATCACCCGCGAGGAGGTCGCACACCTCGCGCGGCTGTCGCGGCTGGCCCTGGACGACCACGAGCTGGACGGTCTGGCCGCCCAGCTCGACGTCATTCTCGGCGCCGTCGCCCAGATCTCGCAGGTCTCGGACGCGGCCGACGTGCCGCCGACGACCCACGCGGTGCCGGTCGAGAACGTCACCCGGCCGGACGTCGTCATGCCGTCGTTGCACCGCGACGACGTGCTGGCCGGTGCTCCGGCTGCCGAGGACGGCCGCTTCCGGGTGCCGCGGATCCTGGACGCCGAGGAAGTCCGCGGACAGGAACAGCGTCATGAGTGA
- a CDS encoding methionine synthase: MTGPWSGATGIGSMPGTDPVEAVRVVLGELPDLPFLPELPARGPHADLAGRSAALLADLPVDLQPVGWRLTTGRSRDGARARDLLSYDLDALQEAADSPPALKLQCAGPWTLAALLELPRGDRVLSDPGAVDDLAQSLAEGLRRHLADVAGRLPGTRLVLQLDEPSLPTVLVGGIPTASGFGRLRTPAASRVVEVLASVLAAAEHTVVHCCAPQVPVGILRRAGAGAVSLDATLLTPRDDDPLGEAVEQGAGLLLGVVPGRDLDAAAAPVRNLWRRLGQAPERLPATVVVTPACGLADSTPGQARSVLRDCAEMARRLGEAPE; encoded by the coding sequence TTGACCGGACCCTGGTCCGGCGCGACCGGCATCGGGAGCATGCCGGGCACCGACCCGGTCGAGGCGGTGCGGGTCGTGCTCGGCGAACTGCCGGACCTGCCCTTCCTGCCCGAGCTGCCGGCCCGCGGGCCGCACGCCGACCTGGCCGGCCGCAGCGCCGCCCTGCTCGCCGACCTGCCGGTCGACCTGCAGCCGGTCGGCTGGCGCCTGACGACCGGCCGGTCCCGGGACGGCGCCCGCGCCCGCGACCTGCTGTCCTACGACCTCGACGCCCTGCAGGAGGCGGCCGACTCCCCGCCGGCGCTCAAGCTGCAGTGCGCCGGGCCCTGGACGCTGGCCGCACTGCTCGAGCTGCCGAGGGGCGACCGGGTGCTGTCCGACCCGGGCGCGGTCGACGACCTGGCGCAGTCGCTGGCCGAGGGGCTCCGCCGGCACCTGGCCGACGTCGCCGGCCGGCTGCCCGGCACCCGGCTGGTCCTGCAGCTGGACGAGCCGTCGCTCCCGACCGTCCTGGTCGGTGGCATCCCGACGGCGAGCGGCTTCGGCCGGCTCCGGACCCCGGCCGCCTCCCGGGTGGTCGAGGTGCTGGCCTCCGTGCTGGCCGCCGCCGAGCACACCGTCGTGCACTGCTGCGCCCCGCAGGTGCCGGTGGGCATCCTGCGCCGGGCCGGCGCCGGGGCGGTCAGCCTCGACGCCACCCTGCTGACGCCGCGTGACGACGACCCGCTGGGCGAAGCGGTCGAGCAGGGCGCCGGCCTGTTGCTGGGCGTCGTACCGGGCCGTGACCTCGACGCGGCCGCGGCTCCCGTCCGGAACCTGTGGCGTCGGCTGGGTCAGGCCCCGGAGCGGCTGCCGGCGACTGTCGTGGTCACCCCGGCCTGTGGCCTGGCCGATTCCACCCCCGGGCAGGCCCGTTCCGTACTACGGGACTGCGCCGAGATGGCCCGCCGGCTGGGGGAGGCCCCGGAGTGA